The Ipomoea triloba cultivar NCNSP0323 chromosome 4, ASM357664v1 DNA segment AAAAATCTCACTATTGAGTATGCCCTTACTGTTTTTCTTCTAtcaataaaattacatatttacatgtaGTGAGAGTTTTAATCTATGTGAGTCCATATATCaaaaactttcaataaattattgtacttttaaacAAAAGATTAAAGGTAAAAACTTGATGCATAAGCCAAATTTGTCTTGGGAATTAATTATTGTGGTACACACAATAATTCACCTCCTCCAACCCCACAACTATTTTTTACAGTGATTacttattattactaatgaaaTGATGGGTAGTACTAGACAAAGTACCATCATAATTCTAAACATGAAATTTGATACCTagctaaaaatgataataataataataaagtagatAGGTAGGGGGTCCACTTGATAGTTCTTTTCATTTGGGAACCTCTCCTTTGTCCTTCAACTGTAACACTAATTGCTTGACAGAATTTGGAAAGTGACACTGATTTTTGGTTAACATAACCTCACTGTGCCTCCACAATTTCCCCAATTTTTAGGTCTTGCAGCTTTCCTACTCATAGGCCCAATCTGCTGCATGTTAttgtccttttttttattttttttctataacaAAAATCATAGTTTgcaatcaataaatataattgttgttAAAGAAAAACGAGataaaaaatcaagaataaaaaatgaaaatgaagaaaaagagtTTACGTGTTCAGCAGAGAGTCTATGTCCACATGAACGAAAGATATCTTTTATTAGTTGTGATGATAAAACATTCATGTTTACAATCATCAcatttataaacaatttttCGCTTCATTACGCTCTAGCACCTGCCATCTTTTAATAACATATGagacatataaaataattttaatcccTCAGtatgattttatatatttctGCCAAAGTACAAAGTGTAACTactttacaaaaaaataaaataaaattaggacACCATGTGTGTACTTTATATTTTGCAAAACTATAATTTTTCTCTGCGTACCTCTGGTAAGGTATAATGTATAACTTCATAAAATATCTagtaaaatataatgtataatttcataaaatatctAGTATTGTGagatttcttctttctttttaatgtaCTTACGAAAATGGGGTTTCATTATTTGACACTTctttaatcaaaatatatttaactCTTGTCACTGAAGTAAGTGTGAGGATTTTATAAGATTTCTCTATTTAACTTTTGACATTGTCAAGAATGtgagaattttattatttctttatggtaaaaaaaaacaataataaagaattTGAGTAActtaaagtaaaacaaaaagtTGAAGACAAATTGATGTTTGAGTTCATAATTAGAGGGTTAGGATATCTAGGAGTAATAATGTATAGGTTAGGCCAGTAATGAGAAGAGCTtttgtcttttaaaaaataaaaaaataaaaaataaatttccacCACTTTAAAGATTGCAACTTTACGTTATTAAGTCACAAAAGGTAACTGGAAAGCTAGCACTCTTGGGGTTAAAAGAGGTATAATTACCAGCCCATGTTCTCAGAATTCTATAAAGAAAAGCAGATGGAATGAGTGATAAATAGTGAAAAATAAAGGAGGTCCAATAATTTCAGGAGACTCATTTTACATTGTCTCATTAAAGTTCCAATATTTATGCACACActcttttcatatttattttgacTGTTTACTAAGATTCGCAATAACCAACCCCTCTTCATCAAATTCATCTCACATATGGAAGGAGTGagttcgagtcttagtggaggcgatattgactcagatactgcattgtaacatagtcaatagtactctaaaaaaaattattaaaaatattatacaggATTAGGGTTTATTCAATTCATACCATCACATAGTGACTACGAATTTTTTTCGTCATTAGAAAAAAGATTCTTAATAATCACtttgacatttttttatacAACAAAAGAACAGAAAGAACTACATGAACTATGATAGTGTCACACTGTCACACCAATACTATTTGCTATCAAGACTCAAGAGTGCTATAATCCACTTGGGAAAAAATCAATTTGTAAATTCTCGAAACTAGTTACAAtgtttattgaattttttttatccaCCACACATACTTAAGAGTGTATATATAGTATCCCTGTTAAACACCTTGTGTTTAGTTAGCAGTTAGCACATTTGGCTCTCCCTGAGTGAAGGTCACATGATCGAATCTCCGGTGGTGGGGTATTGAATCTTTAAGCAACAACAAATGGAGAAATTAAAGTCACAAGATTGAATTCTCGGTGTTGAGGTGAACAGATTCTACCTTGTATGTAATAGAGTTgatagtagtaaaaaaaaaaataaaaaaaaaaaaaaagatatatagtATAACAAATGTACTTTTCTAAGTGATATGTTTCCACTTTTGTTCATAATAAACGGGCTGTAATTCTCCCTATTTTTTGCTCATAATAAAGGCTATGttggaaaacaaaattataaatgtattatatttgtgaaaatagaTCAATTTTTAGAGATAAAGGGAGTAGTAGTGAAATGTTAcaattttgtaggtaaaaatgtcttatttttaaaataaaaagtattaagaatatttgtaatttttcattAAGTATGCAAATAGCTATgttcaacatataatatataatcataaatgTATAGtctaattatcaatttaaacttttagttggaGCAAACAcatcattaaatataatatcaaaCTCAAGCTTATACAAAATGTAATGGATCAATTGCAAAAACTAAATGGCACGTCGACTCGTAACGCgttaaacatttaatatataaatataaatatgtaatctgatttttaactttttagaattttaatttttaataagttgaatatgcataactttttatttaaaaatattatatatttttttacgtATTATAGTATTTCCcaattaaatacattatttgaatacaacTTTCATATTCCATtatattagtctttttttttttttttttgaaaaacaccaTTATATTAGTCTAATATAGCTTTgttattggatttttttttcacttttatttgATGAGCATTGATGATGTTATTGAGTTTGGCAAAAGTTTGATTGTCCTAGCAAATTTATTTAATCAGTCGCACCGCTGCTGTGTTTGAATATTTAGTGGGTAAATAATTagttgtaaatgtaattttttttaataaatgagttgttttttttttgagtactactccACTGAAGTTCGAATCCAccccttccatatgagagtacaaccgggtgccactagaccataaggtcttgaCAATAAATGAGTTGTTAAACAAATCATTtcgataataaaaataataaaatatagagaaaatcaCCACTTTGATCCCTCAATTATATTTCAACTGTAAATGTAGTCCATAATTTgtaatttcaactaatttgatcttcgaattgtttaaaatttcgtcaattaaaccctactaagggaccaaaatggtaattttctcctttttaaaatttcgtcaatttgatcctcaaagggtttaattgacaaaaaaaattcgaggatcaaattagttgaaattgaaaattatagggACTACATTGACAGCTGGAAAATAATTAAGGGACGAAAATGGTGGTTTTTCCTAAAATATACTATTAAttagatggaaaaaaaaaggaagtgaAGAGACTTAACTTTGTTTGGATGACCAAAGAAACTCGCAACTACTATTTGAGTGTAtgactatataaatatcattattGTATAATAGTATGCAAGTAAATCACACTAAAAAGACCATGTAACTTGATCGAGAGGATGTTGACAGGAATAAAATATGTGACCAATGACCATCCTGACCGAGACCATACCTTGTTGATTAGCTATAGACTTAAggcgtgtttggttcatggaataggtcgggaatggaCCTATTccgggaatagacctattccattgtttgtttcgTCATTCTACTCGTGGGAAtagcattcccgggaatgagctattccctttgcaaggataatagccattcctaggggaccccctagtattagctattcccaagtatttgggaatagcttttatactatagtaccaaaaataccctttttattatattataatccttatatataatatttgtttatttaaatatatatttatttattatatattaaaaatgtaattaataattaataataataataatacattttttttattttaaaaaaaaaattgtaactaagagcaattaagaCTCCTTTAAATGAATGAATTTTTGCTCTTTAAGGCTTCCTCATcttgttgttaatttcaaaagagaaacaatgcttctcttatatagaggagctcaaatgagctcctctTCATGAGTTATCAATGTAGGATCAAANCTCAAATGAGCTCCTCTTCATGAGTTATCAATGTAGGatcaaaaactttaatttgtgttttaaaaaattattttatatataattttgttttgtattattattattattattattattccttttttcttattatcgttattaatattgttataatttttattttattattacataataataataataataataataatattaataataacatgaatgtccttattattattattattattattattattattattattattactacatattttataggggtatttttgtcttttaaaacatatttcatttctattccttaaaccaaccaaacactgtaatataattcctaaagtccattcattccgcgaaccaaacaatagaatacaatttctattctattccttacctattccattctttatggaatagcattcctattacctcaaaattcattccgtgaaccaaacgtgctgttatAGATTTGTTTGATCTAATTGGAGTTTGACTTGTTTTTATCTTTTAACTTAACACTTATAAAAGCTTGGTATATTAAAGGtgaaaaagactaaaaaatgcataatccgccatctttttcttttcttttttactctctctttttctttctcttttgcattttaaatctaatacttcaaGTATTTATGCttaactttttttaaagaaaaaaaaaacatgtttttttttgtcactTGGGTCTTATGGGTTTAATGACATTCTACTATTATATTGGTGCTCGGCAATGGAAAATGTCATTATAAATGtacaactttaaattatttcttctttttttttttgaacttttaattctttattattcctctcgttactttcacgagcttttcattatcattagcataaatcgtttagtttggtttcggcaagtgttgatcttatcctggggcgagcaaaaaagaatgatgatgaagactatctttgatgaagctttaagctctttgaaggaacatagcttcctagttatgaaacagtctgcgattcaagttttctatagcatagttagaaaaattgtttctatgtctgactgtaaggaatggtttaccatttcatttatcgttgatgtaaacgttttatgttatgaattaatggaatagctacgtttatcttaaaaaaaaaaagatcacaCTCTTTGTGAGACCAACCTCACAGAGTACCTCCATTATTCTATTGGTAAAGCATGATTCTTGTACttaaaggtcatgagtttgattcttgtcaatacCCTCTCGATCGACCAATCACACAAAGTTTTCCTAGTGCAATTTACTTCCTATGTGATTTGTGGAATTACATAGGAGtggggtttacccagtgcataTCATCGAGTAGTGGGTGTTGATTTCTCTtgttagccaaaaaaaaaaaattcactctTTACAAGAGCGTTCTATGTGAAAAGATATTTTTGTCCATAAATTTTGATTGCTCACAAGTCATGTGATAAAATTCAGCGAGCTTTCattaaaggaccaaaaatgaaaaaaaaaattgtaattgtgtcaacaatttatttttatagtcaTGCACTAAAAAGCTTGTACCATAAATTAGGAGTATTATACCTTGATATTTTGTGGACAAAAATAGACTCAACCATTATATATAACTTCTATTATGTATATCCTCAATCTATTTCCCTCTtcgttaatttattatttacgttcattttttatatccattattattatacttatttcAAGGAAAATGATACATGAACTTcaatggaataaaatttttactacatgttttgattttattgaTAGATCAAAAGATAGATAGAGTAATAACAACAGTTGGTCACTCTGATTTCTAGATAGATCAAAACACGCTGCGCAATTAAGGAGTAAAAGTTAGAAGTGTAATATTACTCTCTTTCAAATTacgtttttataaataaaattcatatcATATCAGTAATAACTTgatatttagttttaattttttggtgaaactaaactaaaatgatgtttagtttttttttttttttttggaaaggtGATGATTATTTTAATCCACTTAAAATGAAAGCTCTAGTAGTCTAGTAGAGTAGAGAGTAGATATATACAACTttaatatcattccattattgTACTTCAATCTTTCATTGAAGGGGAGAATAAGAAAAAACCCCTTTCACCAACCTATGCTCACCCAATTTAATTAATGGACCCATGTCTCTTTGTTACcttgattaattattgtgtTTTAAATCATTAAATTTGTTTTCGATTTTGATTCAAATTAGGGGAAACGAGAAGAATACTCATACTGCTGGTTTGAATAACATTAATGCCATTTGAGAGTTGGTGTGTACTGTGTAGAGACTAGAGAGTACGTAGAAATGTTGCAATATTAGACTTATTTATAGAGAGATTACTTTTTGTGTGGATTGGATGATGACACAAGTTAATAATACGTAATCTGTATAAGTGATCGCTCAAAAAATAATCTAGTTGAATTAAAtgattttgtaaaatattttagcCATTAACTgaaatgaaatacttattttcaaaataaccaAACTGGaactatatgtgtgtgttcgCGCGCGCACGCCTTAAAGCCATGAATAAAAATGCAACAAGTAATTaatttggttgtaattttagtttttaatccataatttcataacacatagttattatatatacacgcaTACAATTAAATTCAACTAATTGAcactttaaaaacaaattaacagatattttaaaaaatctcaaaTCATTCATCGAGGACCCGATGTGAAATATTtcagttaaaaataattaacccAATTATGTTAGTTCAGTcaattaacttttattttttaaacataaattttcaaattcctaACAACTTGACTTTCAAGTTTTAAACTCGATTTATACCGTACTGTTCAACTTGTtaccttattcttttttctttttttctttttttttgaagaaacttTTTACCTTATTCTAACAACTATTAATCTATCTTTTTGATATATTGTGGTCACATTTCGTGTAATTTTTCTGGTTTGCTTTCTCTCTAAccttatattaaatatatttatataaagaaaaaggggaaaagaaaaAGTCTATGCCCAATCTACGTTAAGCctatttgtaaattaaaaataaaaaagatgtaCAAGTAGGAAAATAAAATAGACAAGCAACCTTATGAATTACTTTGTGTCATGATTGGTTTTGTTCGTGACTTGTGCTGGTACACAAGTATAGAGTTTGTACTCCACCTACACCAATTAACTTCTTTCACTAAACTTGCTACATTGTCGTTGTGTGCATCCAAGTGGATAACGTTAACATGGCATTGGGTTGGAAGGAatgaattaaggaaaaaaatgaattgtaatttaacaaaataaggAATTGTTATTCTCTTCaaccaaacattgtaatttaAGTGGCTAAAGAATTGtacaataattgaattgcaactaCATCCAACTAAACAGACCATAAATAATCATTTTCTCTTCACTCGTAAAATTTAACTCTTATTCATAAAACTTGaatcaaaactttttaatatgatataAACAGACAATTCTAAACGtgttaattaatttagtaactacaatgtttcaagtttgactctcaCATATTGACCTTTTTGAGTTGAGCCAATTAGCTATGACCAATCTAAGCTGATTTATATTCTTGTGGTCTTTTGCTAGTTAAGATCACAAAGAAAGTTTCACTCAGATCGCATCTTTAGATTTCATCTTTCAATGTTACAGTTGTATTTGTAACTCacttactaattaaaatatcaatttaacttttatgttATTGTCACATAGTCCACTTTACCCTTTTATGTTATTCAAATGTactcattttatattattacaagTAATGCATTAAATCAGTAACATTAATAGGTTGGATATATAAAAGATATAAATATTTGgataaattgttaaaattagtaataaaataattcaattgaCTAAAATCTTGAAAGCAATGCCAAGACTAACtgaaaaataagataaaacaaaattaatcgAGTTATGGAGTTAAATTTTTGCCATAAAATCACAGTAACTCTTATTCTCTCAATTTTCgtctttaaaaaacaaaagtcaCCACATAAATAAGTAAATGACTTGATAAAAATATGCAAAGgattacacacacatacatatccAAAACTTCTACTTTGCCCGTAATACCTAATTATACCGAGTAAGAATCAATGTTAATAGTACTTATTTACTCAATACATCTcgatatatatagagagagagggggtTAGGATTATATGatatcacttgtttaggtaagatcgtgagatcagatcttctgcatccatgtaataatttaatggtctagattgatttaagattttaagttgaagtgtgtgcaaacggtgattaagtgtgtgcgaataTAATGATGATTAAATGTgcgcgaacggtgattaaatgtgtgcaaaccgggtgggtgtgtcaaacaatctagaccattaaaatatattaaaatattttgagatcaaaatcaatctaaaatattttaatggtctagattgattaataTTCCAAGTTGAAaagtgtgcaaacggtgattaaatgtttGTGAACGGgatgtgtgtcaatcaatctagaccattaaaaaacgttttttttaatactattaactctattagaatgctgTATCTGTTCAAAGTGCTTCTTCGTCTCAaaaaagagaagggtttgatgccactagaccacaaggtcattggcatgTCAAATGCGTTAATAGACTTATGTCCATTTTTCACATTGTTTGTGTTAAATTGTCGCGGAGAGGAAAATAGCAAcatattatttctaatttagccacaaatttataattcgtaACAACAGGAACAAAAAATGAGTGCGCACACACACATTGACACACATATGGTTCAAACATTATTACcactaactaataattaatttaagatAGACAGGTGTTTTTTAACCttagataaaatataaatgacTATCAAAATTTAGTTGGATAACtgaatttattttcaatttatatgttttttttttgaaatacaatttatatgtttaatcatgataatatgaatttatatattaattgaaatGAACACAAATATTGGCCTATACTCATCTCAATACAATTTAAgagaaaatcataaaattacTCTTGATAGAATGAATCTAGTTTGGCATAACATGTTTGAATTATTAAGTTAAGAGTCCTTAATTAGATAACCAACTATTTGCATTGTGCGATATCatatgaattttataattacggTGATGAAAAAAGAAATCACATGACATGGGatgttaaaatgatttattagTGTCAAACAAAGgtgtcatttttaaaaaatattttgtaattaattagttaCAGTGGACCATGTTGtgtggattttttattttattattattattatttttttgtgacaaAGTAAATTCGCAGtataaaattgtcaaataagtgGTATTAGATTACCATTCAACAACATGATCGTGTGACTAACCTGTTACTGCAACGTGGTGTCCGACGTGCCATTGTGTTCCACGTCAGCAGCGCCTCATACTTCTCTTGGTCCCTTCACGTTCTATATAAGCGCTCCAATCCGCTCTTATCATTTTATCttcaaatacacaaaacaccTCCTCTCAAAGGCTTTAAAAAAAAGAGTCTAAACTAAAAATCTTTCACAGGTCCCACGTTTCTTCCCGTCGGTAATTGTAACTAAGCCGGAAATGAATATTCCGGCGAGAAATCCCTTTCTTCACAAATGTAATGTCCGTGCTTCAGTTCATCACCGTCACGTTTTCCGTGAAAATCCCTAACTGAAACCACACTCTTTCTCATTCTCTTCTTCAACTACCTCACGAAGAGTGAGAACGGGAGAAGGTATAAAAATAGCAATTTCCCAGTTTTTCCTCGCGTAAATATAACCGATTGCTGTACTTCTGATTGATTCTGTGATACGATCTTTGTTATATGACGATGATCGGTTGGTTGAAGCTGTTTTCGAAGCATTAATTTCGTGATTTTTTTAAGGTTCTTTTCGTGTATTTGTGTAAATTGTGGTATCAATTCTGAAAAAGATAGAGCTGTGGTTTTGATTCTGATTTGACTTTGAACGCGCAAAGCTAGTTTCTGAGAATTGCAGCAGAACTGCCTTGTCCGAGTTTGTTTGTGTAAACGAGTATATTTAGACTGTACAGAGAGAGAGGCAGAGAGGAGGAGGGTTTAGGCTATAGTGTAGCAGAGGAATTACGACTTCTTAAGATAGAAATGCCGGTGACGAAGATTCAACCGATCGATTCGCAAGCTTACGGAGAATCGTCGATTCGAAATGACTCCGCCAAGCCGGTTTCGAAATCTCGATTCAAGAGGTTCTTCGATCGACCGTTTCCAAGCGTTCTACGGAATTCATCTACGTCGGAGAAGCTCAACGCGGCCGCCGTGGCTGGTGGTGGAGAGTTGCCGTACGGCAAGGAAGGATTTCCAGCCGCCGCCGCGGTTGAGTTCGAACCGAGCTCGGTTTGCCTGGCGAAGATGGTTCAGAATTTCATCGAGGAGAGCAATGAGAAGCAGCCGTCCAAGGCCGTGAAATGCGGACGCAACCGCTGCAATTGCTTTAACGGCAACGGCGACGACAGTTCCGATGACGAGTTTGATTTCTCTACCTTTGGCTTCGCCGATTCTCTATCAAACTCTTCCTCTTTCGGCGACTCTTCCGATACTCTCAAGGTACCTACCTACCTAATTTCCAGAATTTTCCTATTCTCTATATCAATTAATGTTTCGTTTCGGAACAATTATCTGATTGAGTTTTTGCTGTTACAATCCAGAGCTTGGTTGTTTGTGCGAGCGTTGCCGAGAGAAACATATTAGCAGACACCTCCAAAATTGTAGAGAAGAACAAAGCCTGCAAGCGTAAAGACGATTTCAGGAAAATCGTCGCCGACGGCCTCCTAGCTCTCGGCTACACCGCTTCCATCTGTAAATCAAAATGGGAAAAGACCTCCTTGATTCCAGCAGGTTTGTATACATATTCAATATCTGTACATATTTATGATTACAGTATTTATTATcgttaattacggagtaataaattggTTCTAAGATGAATGATTTATATTTTGCCGCAGGTGAATATGAGTATATTGATGTAATTGTGGAAGGCGAAAGAGTGTTGATTGATGTGGATTTCCGATCGGAGTTTGAGATAGCAAGGTCAACGGGAAGTTACAAGGCGATTTTGCAGTTATTGCCGTTCATCTTCGTCGGGAAATCCGATCGGCTGCAGCAGATCGTGTCGATCGTGTCGGAAGGTGCGAGGCTGAGCTTGAAGAAGAAGGGGATGCACATGGCTCCCTGGCGTAAAGCCGAGTATATGAAAGCCAAGTGGCTCAGCCCTTACACCCGCGCttctcctccgccgccgccgccgccgccgattGAAGCCGATCCTGAGCCGGAAGCGGTTGATGCTGAAGCTGAAGCTGAGAGCGAGTGTGGAGAGTTAGACCTGATTTTTGGAGAGAAAGAGACAGCATTTTCTGTGTCACCGTCGCCGCCGAAACAGCCGGAAGTGATGCAATGGCAACCGCCGGCAATAAAGCCGAAAGGCACTGATAAGAGAAACAAGGTCGTCGTCACCGGATTGGCTGCTCTCCTCAAGTAGAAATCctaaaaaattttgttttgttttttttactcGGATAAATTCCTAACCttttccatttgttttctttttcccccCAGTACAAAAAGTATATAGAGAGATGGAGTCCAGATAATCGGaaatctttatatattttcccctttattttttctttaaattttcgTCCCTTGTTTTTGGTTGCAGGGTCTGAtgtaagaaaaaagaaaatctatATACCCCTTGCTGTAATAAACTCTACTTATAGAAACCCAAAAAAAggaaattttcaaaatgaatattttactACGTAATTTATTTGTCCATTTATACATGGTAGTGTTATATATTGGGTTTAtagccctgtgatcctagccggcaaaggaccacaaggaggttaaccagcctaggttgcccatagctgaccggctcaa contains these protein-coding regions:
- the LOC116017166 gene encoding uncharacterized protein LOC116017166, which gives rise to MPVTKIQPIDSQAYGESSIRNDSAKPVSKSRFKRFFDRPFPSVLRNSSTSEKLNAAAVAGGGELPYGKEGFPAAAAVEFEPSSVCLAKMVQNFIEESNEKQPSKAVKCGRNRCNCFNGNGDDSSDDEFDFSTFGFADSLSNSSSFGDSSDTLKSLVVCASVAERNILADTSKIVEKNKACKRKDDFRKIVADGLLALGYTASICKSKWEKTSLIPAGEYEYIDVIVEGERVLIDVDFRSEFEIARSTGSYKAILQLLPFIFVGKSDRLQQIVSIVSEGARLSLKKKGMHMAPWRKAEYMKAKWLSPYTRASPPPPPPPPIEADPEPEAVDAEAEAESECGELDLIFGEKETAFSVSPSPPKQPEVMQWQPPAIKPKGTDKRNKVVVTGLAALLK